A DNA window from Candidatus Bathyarchaeota archaeon contains the following coding sequences:
- a CDS encoding type II toxin-antitoxin system VapC family toxin codes for MLYLDANVFIYAALNQEEVGDRARLLLKETQEGKLRASTSALTFDELVWAVRKYRNFEDAVSAGQAFLKMPRLELVDVNGDILSLALELMTQYRLDPIDSIHAASSLLEKAEVIVSTDEHFDRVKEIQRRNI; via the coding sequence ATGCTTTACCTCGACGCAAATGTCTTCATATACGCAGCCCTGAATCAGGAGGAGGTTGGAGATCGAGCTCGACTTCTCCTTAAAGAGACGCAGGAGGGCAAGCTACGTGCTTCAACATCGGCGCTAACTTTCGATGAGCTCGTCTGGGCGGTTAGGAAGTATAGGAATTTTGAAGATGCGGTCTCTGCTGGACAGGCTTTCCTGAAGATGCCCCGCCTAGAGCTTGTGGATGTAAATGGAGACATATTATCGTTGGCGTTAGAACTTATGACGCAGTATCGATTGGACCCCATAGACTCCATCCACGCCGCATCCTCGTTGTTGGAGAAAGCTGAGGTAATAGTCTCAACCGACGAACACTTCGATAGAGTGAAAGAGATTCAAAGAAGAAACATCTGA